A window of the Lolium perenne isolate Kyuss_39 chromosome 7, Kyuss_2.0, whole genome shotgun sequence genome harbors these coding sequences:
- the LOC127317866 gene encoding pectinesterase, with amino-acid sequence MAAFSPPLLVPILAVLLATAATTQCYADKHHGHAAKAALAPPATVRAICHTTPNPASCLASAAVHLDAAHIAASSVAVTLLPANILSVLLASLRGALTAVSSLSPVLSSTLSAPPSPSSTPLRRGAAQDCLELHAATLESLSRSTSLLTSPGESLPAVRAHLSAALTNKATCLDGLAGASGPRMDDLLSSLDDAYEHVSNSLSLVARRGAGGPASSSFQATVAKIIHHNRRLLQDEEEEDDDDNSGGGDDDNSGNDKDQNGNGDENGETVITVAKDGSGNFRTVGEAVAAAPSRSDARTVIKVKAGTYEENVEVPADKTNIALAGEGRDVTVITGSRSAADGWTTFRTATFGVSGEGFLARDIAFRNTAGAARGQAVALRVNADMAAVYRCAVEGHQDSLYAHSFRQFYRECAVSGTVDVVFGNAAAVLQACALVAGAPVPGQSNVLTAHSRSDPAQDTGFAVHSCTVEASPELLGSGVSTRTFLGRPWGAYARSVVIESHLGPLVDRAGWTGWPGAEVGRSETVYFGEYGNDGPGAGTDGRVGWAGFHEMEYDEAAQFAVDKFIYGDDWLGATSFPYDDGI; translated from the exons ATGGCGGCTTTCTCTCCACCTCTCCTCGTCCCCATCCTGGCCGTTCTCCTAGCAACAGCTGCCACAACCCAATGCTACGCTGACAAACACCACGGCCACGCCGCCAAGGCAGCCTTGGCGCCGCCGGCTACCGTCCGCGCCATCTGCCACACCACCCCGAACCCGGCATCCTGCCTCGCGTCGGCAGCCGTGCACCTCGACGCCGCCCATATCGCGGCGTCGTCCGTCGCCGTCACCCTCCTCCCCGCGAACATCCTCTCCGTCTTGCTGGCGTCCCTCCGCGGCGCGCTCACCGCCGTGTCCTCCCTCTCCCCAGTCCTCTCCTCCACGCTCTCGGCGCCCCCGTCGCCGTCCTCGACGCCACTCCGGCGCGGTGCGGCGCAGGACTGCCTTGAGCTCCACGCCGCCACGCTGGAGTCTCTCTCGCGCTCGACCTCGCTGCTAACAAGCCCCGGCGAGAGCCTCCCCGCCGTGCGCGCGCACCTGTCGGCCGCGCTCACCAACAAGGCCACCTGCCTCGACGGCCTGGCCGGTGCGTCGGGCCCAAGGATGGACGACCTCCTCTCCTCCCTCGACGACGCCTACGAGCACGTCTCCAACTCGCTCTCCCTCGTCGCCCGCCGCGGCGCCGGCGGCCCGGCGTCCAGCAGTTTCCAGGCCACGGTGGCCAAGATCATCCATCACAACCGCCGCCTGCtccaggacgaggaggaggaggacgacgatgacaaTAGTGGCGGCGGGGACGACGACAACAGCGGCAACGACAAAGACCAGAACGGCAACGGAGATGAGAACGGCGAAACGGTGATCACGGTGGCGAAGGACGGGAGTGGGAACTTCCGGACGGTGGgggaggcggtggcggcggcgccgaGCAGGAGCGACGCGAGGACGGTGATCAAGGTGAAGGCCGGGACGTACGAGGAGAACGTGGAGGTGCCCGCGGACAAGACCAACATCGCTCTTGCCGGAGAGGGCCGCGACGTGACCGTCATCACCGGCAGCCGCAGCGCCGCTGACGGCTGGACCACCTTCCGCACCGCCACCTTCG GGGTATCCGGCGAGGGGTTCCTGGCGCGTGACATCGCGTTCCGCAACACGGCCGGCGCGGCGAGGGGCCAGGCGGTGGCGCTGCGCGTGAACGCGGACATGGCGGCCGTGTACCGGTGCGCCGTGGAGGGCCACCAGGACTCGCTCTACGCGCACTCGTTCCGGCAGTTCTACCGCGAGTGCGCCGTCTCCGGCACCGTGGACGTGGTCTTCGGCAACGCCGCCGCGGTGCTCCAGGCGTGCGCGCTCGTCGCCGGCGCCCCGGTCCCGGGCCAGTCCAACGTGTTGACGGCGCACTCCAGGAGCGACCCGGCGCAGGACACGGGGTTCGCCGTGCACAGCTGCACCGTGGAggcctcgccggagctgctcggcAGCGGCGTCAGCACGCGCACCTTCCTCGGCCGGCCGTGGGGCGCGTACGCGCGGTCCGTGGTGATCGAGTCCCACCTCGGCCCGCTCGTGGACCGGGCCGGGTGGACGGGCTGGCCTGGCGCGGAGGTGGGCCGCAGCGAGACCGTGTACTTCGGGGAGTACGGGAACGATGGGCCAGGCGCTGGCACGGACGGCCGCGTGGGCTGGGCCGGGTTCCACGAGATGGAGTACGACGAGGCGGCCCAGTTTGCCGTCGACAAGTTCATCTACGGCGACGACTGGCTCGGCGCCACCTCCTTCCCCTACGACGACGGAATCTGA
- the LOC127317868 gene encoding uncharacterized protein: protein MAFRSSSCPPHPASSPMSSVGPRFGARKPAAGLSFRTSAAHDCNPSSSRLSFAAETSNKVFEDQVRGIVCYRDDKGELVCEGYDEGPRLGMRLPEKACFPWPVGVQVTDFIHLATLRVFEDGADDDVLRPKNGKNWQL, encoded by the exons ATGGCGTTCAGAAGCTCCAGCTGTCCTCCTCACCCAGCTTCTTCCCCCATGTCCAGCGTCGGCCCAAGATTCGGCGCAAGGAAGCCAGCGGCAGGCTTGAGCTTCAGAACCTCTGCAGCCCATGACTGCAACCCATCATCATCACGCCTGTCCTTCGCTGCAGAAACCAGCAACAAG GTGTTCGAGGACCAGGTGAGAGGGATCGTGTGCTACAGGGATGACAAGGGGGAGCTCGTCTGCGAGGGTTACGATGAAGGCCCGAGGCTCGGAATGCGGCTGCCGGAGAAGGCATGCTTCCCATG GCCTGTGGGGGTTCAGGTCACCGATTTCATCCACCTCGCGACGCTCCGGGTGTTTGAAGACGGCGCCGACGATGACGTTCTTAGGCCCAAGAATGGCAAGAACTGGCAGCTCTGA